The Pleuronectes platessa chromosome 11, fPlePla1.1, whole genome shotgun sequence DNA segment ACCAACACCACAGCCCAAACCTGCAAATGCAGAAAGGCCGAAAGAAGAGTGGGACTGGCATGGCCGGACAAGGAAGACAGGGAGGAGGACGTGGAGGACATCACAGCGATGAGAATGTACGGTGGGACAGTGGGGGGAAGAGGtcaggtagaggaggaggaggaggaggaggaggagggtacaGTAGGTCCAATGAGCAGGTTTCACCTCCGTCTGTGGGGCAGCTCAACTTTAACAACTTGGAGGATTTCCCTCCTGTTGGGTCGTCACCGGTTTCACCAGCGTGAGTCCACAACTCTCAGTTCAACTAAAACAACACTGACTCCACCTTTTACTTTCAGATTTGTCTTAACCAGTTGCATTCCTCCTCAGGGCTTCCAAACCATCAAGGAGAATAAACCCGACACCAGTCAGTGCAGAGCGGCCACACTCCAAACCAAAGACCTGTTTCACCTCCACACCATTCACGAAGCCTACTTCCCCCCCGCCGGGGATGGTAGCTCTTCAGGGGCTGATGACAGTGGGCAGCCCGCTGAGCctgcaggaagagagggagcTTCTGAAGAAGGAGAAGTATGTGTACATGCAGAATGACTTGTAAATGAATTGTACTGACAATATATATTCTGGTCTGCAGCATCACTTTGCTGTTTTTAACGATGAGGACTTTCTTGTTTTTAGGTCAAAGCGAGCGCAGCAGGTCGTTTCTCCTTTGCCCTCGTCTCTGGACCCTTGCACCCCGACCAAGGCCGGGTTCAGGATCGGGTCTAAAGTTACACCGGATCAGCAGACGTCGAGTCCTGAACTGTCCAAAGTCACCTTCTCCTCAGAGCTGGATCTCTTGGCAGAGCTGTATTGTACCTGCATTTCTGGTAAATGGCCACTAGGTGTCATAACTGtgctaatttaaaataaatggaggGAATAAATAATGTTCAAATATAATGCTATATAAATAATGACCAACACGCCAATTTTAAGTCattttaaatgtcttaaatgtcAGTTAAGTCACTAAAATGAGGAttaatgatgtgtttgtgttacagagAACCTCGTGCCAAACATCTTCCTGGAGCTTTTCTTTGTGATGCAGTTGTTGACGTCTCGGTCGCCTCTCTCCCCCAAAAGTGATGAACAGGAAAGCTTGTTTGCTGTAAATGCAGGTGCGCAGCTAGCTTTGAATTTCACATGAATAATATTGAGGATATTCAACTTCTCCACTTTGAGATTGAGCCAcgttttttcatgttttcagatGTTCTGGAGCGATGTTACCTACGACAAGTACACAACTGTGTGTATTTCGCAGTAAAGGTTCTGGAGAAGCAGTTTCAGTgagtttgtttcctgttttcttttcatttaagagacTCTACTCCTCCTGTTGATCTCAGAGTTTATTCATATGCTTCTCCTTTTGTCATACGTAAGGTTGGTGGCTCATCTGGACAAGTGTACGCTGCGTCTGCTGGCAGAGAACGAGAGGACGGTGTCTTTCTCTCCGGATCTCAGGGACCGTCTCGCTCAAGCGCAGGACAGAAGCATAGCAAAGGTAACGCGCTTGTATTTTATTGTGCAAGTTTAAGTCTAAGGGTAATTGGGTTATGTTATTAGAATATGTTCATAATCTGTCTCTAACTATCTTtagaaaacataataaaactGTCCTGTTCTATTTGTTgcgtttaaatatgttttttgtttttttcctcctctcttccagcTCTCTCCCTCAGCTTCTACTTTCATCCACTCAGTCCCGTTCCGTCCTGCCACAGACAACAGGTCCAACTTCGGCAGTGACAAGGCCTTCcacacttttaaaaaacagagGTATATAGCTGAGTAAAGTTTGAGCATTTAAAGTAACTGCTGTTCCTGGAtacacatttgtattttatattttcacccaTTTCTCAGAGATATTTTTTATGAAATCCTGCGAGAATGGGAGGATTTTCACTCGGAACCAGGATGgaacttttcttcttcattaGGAAACAGAATACGGCAAGTTCAATGATTTATTCTGtaattaaaaaatctgttaaatatGTAATACATTTATCTGTTCTACATTTGCTCCTGTGTTTCAATCTTTtgtctacttttttttttttagaggaaTGATGAATCAATTGACCGCTGCTGGAAACCATTCTCACTTTGCGCGGCTGTTCCTGAAGCAGCTTGTTCAGGTACTTTACGTCATCTACATTAACATAATACATCTTAACTAATCTAAAATGATAAGATACACCCTGATGAAAAATAATACATAGTAAGAGAAATAGAACACCCCAccgtaaataaataaaatctgtatTTCTCTGCAGATGTGTAAAGGCCCCCGTGTGAACAGCTCTCCCGGAGATGCCCCTGACAATGACTTGCTAGGCATGCTGGGAGCTGACGGCTTGGGGCGTCTGAAGCGTCTTGAAGAGCGTCTCATTCAGCCTCACGGAGTCGTTGGTCCTTGTCCTCCTCCGTCCTTCCCCGGCCACCAGGAGTTCTTCAGTGACTTTCTCCAGGCAGCGAGCTGGTGAGAAGCAGATATCATGTTGCTGAACTGTACCAGTAGAATGTTAAATTGACACAGGagagacttttctttttgattcACTCAACACATTGTCCTCGACGTTTCTCTGTGTGATCTCACTTGTCTTCCTTGTTGTGCACCAGCTGCCAGCTGAACCAGCACCTGCAGGACAGCCTGtgtcagcagctcctccagcttgaCGAGGTGTCCATCCTGAGCCCCCCTGCTCCCactgcagagggagaggaggagggggatggaGACATGGAGCAGCAGGTGAACTTTCAGAGTCAGACCAACAAACATTATGGAAGCCAGCAGCCTGTTATGTCTTTAAATACGCCAGATTCAGAAAAGACTACTCTGTCATATGAGCTGTTAACTATTACGCAAaccttttccttctctcccaTCAGGACGAGAAGCAGCGTTTCACCTCCGTGCTCCTCCTCGCTCGACTTCTGGCTAAGTTTCTAGGATtcatttctttccttccttaCCAAACGTCTGAGAGACCGTCCAGAGAGATTCAAGAGACTGCGATAGCACTGCGCAGCAaggtgagaaaaacaaaatcaagaaTGTTTATAAATTAATGAAGTAATTCACTGAGAACCCTTTTAAATGGAGCAGGTAAAATCGATATATCATGAATGTTCCTCTCTTTAGTGGAGACCTGTCACATTTTCCTTTCCTGCAGTTTAAATGAACTCTGTCTTGGTGCTTCAGAGCGTTCCAGTGCTGGATGTGTGTGCTGTGCTGAGTAACAGTGTGAAAAGGGGGCGAACCATCCTGACGGTCCCCTGGCTCGTGGAGTTCCTCTCCATGTTGGACTCTACCGggcccctgctgctctgctaCAGGACAGCATTAGGCACGCTGCTTCTCCTGTACAGGTCGGTCtcctgttaataataataataattcatgtcTTCCACATCTTAATAGTGTTCGTAAAGTGATTAGTTAATCTGCAGCATGTCATGGTCACAGCTACTTTCACATTTCTAATTAATATTTAAGGAAACAATTACTTAATTTTGCCTGGGATATAATTTCTAAAACTTAAGTACAACAAAAATCCAAAATTGTATTTTGAATTATATATTATTGCGGCATATGCTTACCTTTagtattgtttgtttatttacccAGTTATTGCACAGATAGACTCGTACACTGTAACATCTGCTATTAATATCTCAGATGTATTATTTTGCAGAACATGAATTTCAGCAACTTCTAAATGAATAGAACTCATGAACAGaacttcaaacaaacaaaggaagaaCTTGAACTTGGCCCTCAGCAGAGCACTTACTgcctccaaggcccaacacaTTCTCCAAGGCCTCTTCAATTCAATGAAACTGCACCAACAGTCAAACAAGTGCTGATGAAAACATATCAAATCTCTTTCTTCCATATTTTCTTcccccctgtttgtttgtgtggaggtTTGACCGCCTGTTGTCCTTCTCAGAAAGTTTGGTTTGATCTGACTTTTGTGTGCTTGTAGGAGAATGTtgctgagaggaagtggagaaatgTGTTACCTGAACAAACTgctcatgctgtctgtgttaGGATGGCTCTtccaggtgacacacacacaccctcctgaTGATTGTTAGCTTTTGTATTAACAGTAACATGTGATTGAACTTGTTGTGTTTCCCTCGTGCAGATCCCTGTGATCCCTGAGGACATCTTCTTCACCAGTGAGTTCACTGAGGTCGCTAAGCTGGAGGACGGCAACACAAGCAGCACAGGACTTGTAAGTGAAACATTCATTCTTGTAGGTTCCTCTGCATAAAATAcccactgtttgtttttgtttatactgAGGGCCTTCTTGTTATTTTCAGGACTGTATCCCCTTGGtggatcagcagctcctctaTACATGTTGTCCGTTTCTTGGTGAGTGGAAATTCGTTGACCTCATGTATTGTGTTAAGGGATCATTGGCACATTTTCCAAGTGTGTATTTGTAGAAGAGGTGAATGCTGTTAATCAGGAGCCAGAGGTTTTATGTTACCTGCCTTGTTTTATCGCTTCAGGTGAGTTTCGTAAGCTCCTCGCAGCCTTCGTGTCCGGGAGCACGGCCAAGAGCGGAGGAATTATCCGCAAGATCACTCCCACGTCGGCTGAGCTCAGGGATACGCCCGCTGCCAACCGCTCACATCAGAAACTACACGTGAGTAAAGCTGTCAGTCGAAATTTGACATGGCATCAAAGAACATCACGGTTTTTAAACAATCGATTTCAATGTGACAGGTGGACCTGGAACAAGCCTTCTTCCACAACCAGCCTCCCTCGCTGCGTCGCACCGTGGAGTTCGTGGCCGAGAGAATCGGATCCAACGGCGTCAAGCACATGAAGTGAGTATCACAGAGCTTCACTGTGCACGCTGTGAGCAGATCAAGAGATTTCCAAGTCATGAGTTTCTAAATCATCTGTATCCTTCACACTGTTTATATTCTACTTTGAGGAGCTTTCCACCAAATTACTTTTTAGAATTGAAAAAGGACTTTCAGAGCTGCAGGTAATCTGTCTGCAAACGTGGTTGGTTGCCTGCCTAAGAAGGTAGTCACTGGTCAACAGCATACATTTACCAGCACttaggtggcagctgatgggaATTTACCACCCTGTGAAGCTGTAGAATTATCTTATTTTCTGTTCAGTTAGATTTCTTTACTTaaaatctgtgtgtttatgttttgacATTCATTACTGGGTTTTTTCTGCAGAGCTACGTTGGTGAATGAGttggtggagagaggagagaagatgcTGAGAGACGGACTGGAGGTGCCCAACTCACAGCCGTCCAAACTGAATGAATCCATCTGCGCTCAGCTGTGTGTTGCCGGATTGGAGGCCCTGCCGAGAGCCACGAGGTACAACAGCCTCTTATTACGAGCAGCAAGCAAAACTGTCTTCCTGTCAAGTCCATCGATTTGATGGCCCTCACATTTGATAGTCGGAGAAAGGATTGCTTATTTGGGAGGATTTCACTTCTGTGGGGTAATCCTATCTTTATGGTAATCTCTGTCTGCTGTGATTTGCAGGTTTTGTTGTGAGAAGAGTCCTGAAGCCATAAGAATTCTGCTGCCGGATGAGACCTCTCCTGCTGTAAGTCCCCTAGAGAATTACCATGTAAAACGGATGATGTgatgttattttaaaaaaaaaactttctcaAAGCCTCTGAGACTTCGACACGGTTATTTAAAAATTCATAAACAGTCTCTAAATGCAGATTAGATTTTTATAACACAGTCAAAACTTGTGactgtctctctgcaggtccTGACCACATCGGAGAACATCACCAAACGTCTTGCAACAGAAAAGGCCTGCAGCTGGCTCTCTGCTAACATCACAGGTAGCTGGGTCCACAGCGTACTTGTGTCTTTACATGTTTGTACTCTGTTAAACATCTGTGACGTGCACTCGTGCAATTCCAGCTATTTTCCAGGAGACGCTTCTGCTTCAATCCTTTAAGAAAATTAAAGTTAGTAGATATTTGTATACAGTACAGgttgattttaaatgtgtaacTTGTAATTTGAACACAGACATGCTGTAATCCTCAGTGTGATGAAGCATGTAAGTGAAACAAGTAGAAATCTGATACTAGTGCTCTTTCTTTCCCTGAATATGTATctgacatatttttttttatctaagaCAACCTGAGGCCAGGGATTCCTGTAGCTAATGGGTTCTCCTTGGCCCAGACCTCATCCTGTCACCAGGTTTCAATCAAATTGATTCTGTAGTTTTTCCTCTGACagacaaacaataataataatataaactcCTTGGAAAAGGTTAAATTGTGTTTACAGGCCTACTTGCTGTACATGTTATTCAGGGAAAACACTGCTATGATTCACCATAGAACTGAAACATCTTGGTTTTCGTTCCTTTgtcctcgctgctgctgctgtttcgtGTCATCTCGAGTTTCGTCGCCTCGCCTGTTTGTCACATGTGATATGTGCGGTCACCTGTAGATGGTTATTTGGTCTCATaccagcaggattacacaaatcTGACACCTTTCACTGCAGCTTCATAAGACGGAGCTGACGccagtgtgtctgctgctgagCCGATGCTGTGGACACGCTTGTGTATAAGCCGCAACAGTTCAGCGGCGTAGACGCCATGAATACCTAATGCGGAGATTGTGCCTCGAGTGTTAaagctctgtgtcctcctcgGATCTTGTTACAGAACATTTAAACTGTAGAAGATCAAATGAAGAAGCCAGGGCAGTGGTTAAAGGTTCCCCGAGGACATCACATCTCACATCTCCTTTCTGTTTCCCCACCCCCAGCGCTCATAAGGCGCGAGTGGAAGAGCCGATATGATCGTGTGATGAAGGCTGTGGGCAGCCCGGCGGCTCCAGACTCGGGGGACGTGGTGGAGTTGGTCGCCCAGGAGCAGTCAACAACTCCCAAGAGAAAACAAGGAAGTGAGCGAGTAATCTCCTGCCCCCCCCACTGCAGCCACAGTGCTTTGCTGCCTTCGGACATCCTCATTGAGATGAAGGTTTGCTCCTAGATCCCGATGCAGTATTCCACCAGTTGGCTTATTTGGTCATATTTGTCTGGATTTCTATTCtcatgtctttttatttttattttttttaatgcaggaGTTGTTGAGCATCGCTGTCGGGCCCAGGACTGACGGGGAGCTGCCAACAGCCTCTCAGCTGaaatcactgctgcacagagTGGGGGAGGCTCTGGCCTGCAGAAAGGTACAGGAGGCAACAAGTGATACTTCTGTACTGGGTTTACTGAATCCTGGTCAGCACTGGTCACACTCTCCTTATCTCCTCTCTTAGTTTTCAACTGTGATGTCAGAGCTGATGCTTCTGAACACGACTGTCCTGCTGGCCTGCAAACTGGGTAAGACCCCATGACAACAATCTCTTTATGACCTGTTAAAATTCAAACTGATTTCTGTCTGTTGAGTTAATTGCCCCGTGCTGCTGAAATGGAAGCAACTTAAGGGCAATTTCACACTTACCTTGTTTGGTCCCGACCTTCAGACTTTCAGATTAGTTCAAAACAAAGGATTTCAGACCATTTGCAGATGAGACaacatttaacaaataaaaagaagtgCAAGCGGGCGAGCAGGATTGCTTGTCACCTTCGAGGATATATTTAAAAGACAAGGATGTTCATTTAGCTGGTAGTATTATCATAATGATATTAAAGTGGCAACAAATTTCAACAAATTGAAGCTGTTCATTTACTCAAGTCAAATACAATCAGTGAGTGAATACAAGTCAAATTTGCCCCTAAATTTCATtgtaaaaccaaaactaacTAAGTGAACCTTGACATGAACTTTGATTTTGGACCCTGGTGTGAAAACGCGTATCTACATcaagacctgtgtgtgtgtgtgtgtgtgtgtgtgtgtgtgtgtgtgtgtgtgtgtgtgtgtgtgtgtgtgtgtgtgtgtgtgtgtgtgtgtgtgtgtgtgtgtgtgtgtgtctgtgtgtctgtgtgtgtcccgctCAGTTTCTGCAGAGCTGCCCGTGCTGCCTGTGTCCGTGTGCAGCGATGGGGGGGAAGAGACCGCAGCTCCCAGTGCAGGTTCAGAGCCTCCTGTCAGATCGCTACTGGAGCAACTCGCTGAGCTGTGGGAGAGAGACTGCTGCTCCTCCGCCCCGCTCCACCTGCTCTTCAGCCCACTCACCGTCTCTGCTGTGCTGAAAGCCAACGACACAGAGGTACATCCTCTACCTCTCTACCAACACACTGTGTGTGCATCTTGATTTAGTTTTCCTCCTGtatattttgttcttttttcggTCAGCCACCAGATAACCAGGAACTTTTGGGTCAATGGATTTCCCTTTAGATCTGTAGTTTATTTCCTTGTGTCCATAGTTTACACTGAGTCTGACAGGAATGttgattttattcttttatctGAGATCTTTAACATGTTATAatgagtgtctctgtgtcttcagtGGAACAACTACCTGTTCCTGGTCAGACAGCTGGTCGACAGAGGGATCCTGAGCGAGGAGGAGGTCATATCTCATTGGAGGAAGCTTACAAACTTGGCCCTGCCGGCGGTGAGCGCTCTCTGCTTCTATTACCATACATTCCAAAGGAGCTATTACTTCCACTGGTGATTTGACCTCTTTGACTCTTTCCCCCGCTTCGTTCTGCTCACTTTGTTCTCTCATTTCGGTCTCATTTCAGGAGCTGATAGAGAAATTCCAGCTGCAGTCTCAGAGAATTAAACTCCCCTCGCCTCTGGCTGAGTTACCGAGTCACATGGACATGCTGCAGGTCTCGCCTCAGACTGTAGAGGGCGCTACGTGACAACGATAGCCCCAGCACGTGTCCCCCCTGACATCTCCTGTGTGATCACCACAGTGTTTCAAGTCACATCTGTCAGCGTGGTGCTCAAGGGGAAGAGACACTTCTGGGTGAATTCATGGCGTTGACCACTTTTCCAGTTGACCATCAAAGCTGCGGCTCCGTCAGCCCCTGCACAGCGAACTTCAGACTTTTGTTCTTCTCCTTGTTGTGAAGTGTCGAGCAGCCTTTCATGAATCCCTCTGCTCTTTTGCTGAGTTGCTGGCGAGAACCAGAGAGCCCTGCCAGTCAGGTGTAGTAGCGGGGAACCTCAACAGCTCTTACCTTTTAGATCTTAGAACCTTCCTGCAAGCAAACCTGTATACAATGTTTTGTGTCTGAGGGGAAATACTCAGAGATCAAGCCTGTCAAACAGTCGAGAGCCTAGCCGAGTGTTAGCGGAGACAGGAGAAGAGAGACAAGGACGGGTATTTGGGAGTATAGCCGAGAATGTAAACCGAGcaacttttctgtttttgtgcatTTCTCGTGTTGACACCCAAGTTTCCAGCAAAGATTCCAGAAACATTTCATCAGAACGTTTCTGAAAATGGACTGAAGATGAATTTAGTCCTTATTTTAGACCAAACAGAGACAATAAACGTCTTAATTTTAGTGTAGCACTTTCACAATCTGCCTTTGACCGTCACTACTCGTGAATTGCATGTTTCTCTCATGAAAGCGAGACTGCATTTGTGATGGTTTTTGTTCATGTTGTATGAGCGccatgttttctgctgcttttaaaacaaagtattttttatgTTGCCACAAAGTTTAACATGTGATAATAAAGATGTATTCTGGTTTAAGTGTGTTGTCATAAGTTGTTATCTTTACTAAACTTGAAGCAACAATCAAAATCTCTTGATAACAATTAAATGTTCTGCATTAATTATATAAGGAACATGGGTATTATCtgtgaaatgtatttaaaggaTCAGAAGTAAATGTACTAGGTTCCTTTGAGTTATGTTATTAATTAAAGCAACATTTGAGAGTTGAAGCTTCCTGAAAAGATATAGAAAGATAAATGAAgtggagtgaaaaacaaatacttggtatttttgtgtaaaatataaatagttaCGTACAATTTCAATTCTTGAGTAAT contains these protein-coding regions:
- the cdan1 gene encoding codanin-1 gives rise to the protein MAALLESVLARKADINTVTAWLRNRQENDRLSFSKAGQTVHKQEFVPFLLNFLREQSSKALTHGPTTPAKTPSRHRPAAHTQGVTDRRGCRSADDGAGSRSASRVQLFSQPNTSVSPGTECDAAAQSESHCLSGVSALSSPSFTPTWSPASRPGSERRPSQRISLGDYMVSPPDQHHSPNLQMQKGRKKSGTGMAGQGRQGGGRGGHHSDENVRWDSGGKRSGRGGGGGGGGGYSRSNEQVSPPSVGQLNFNNLEDFPPVGSSPVSPAASKPSRRINPTPVSAERPHSKPKTCFTSTPFTKPTSPPPGMVALQGLMTVGSPLSLQEERELLKKEKSKRAQQVVSPLPSSLDPCTPTKAGFRIGSKVTPDQQTSSPELSKVTFSSELDLLAELYCTCISENLVPNIFLELFFVMQLLTSRSPLSPKSDEQESLFAVNADVLERCYLRQVHNCVYFAVKVLEKQFQLVAHLDKCTLRLLAENERTVSFSPDLRDRLAQAQDRSIAKLSPSASTFIHSVPFRPATDNRSNFGSDKAFHTFKKQRDIFYEILREWEDFHSEPGWNFSSSLGNRIRGMMNQLTAAGNHSHFARLFLKQLVQMCKGPRVNSSPGDAPDNDLLGMLGADGLGRLKRLEERLIQPHGVVGPCPPPSFPGHQEFFSDFLQAASCCQLNQHLQDSLCQQLLQLDEVSILSPPAPTAEGEEEGDGDMEQQDEKQRFTSVLLLARLLAKFLGFISFLPYQTSERPSREIQETAIALRSKSVPVLDVCAVLSNSVKRGRTILTVPWLVEFLSMLDSTGPLLLCYRTALGTLLLLYRRMLLRGSGEMCYLNKLLMLSVLGWLFQIPVIPEDIFFTSEFTEVAKLEDGNTSSTGLDCIPLVDQQLLYTCCPFLGEFRKLLAAFVSGSTAKSGGIIRKITPTSAELRDTPAANRSHQKLHVDLEQAFFHNQPPSLRRTVEFVAERIGSNGVKHMKATLVNELVERGEKMLRDGLEVPNSQPSKLNESICAQLCVAGLEALPRATRFCCEKSPEAIRILLPDETSPAVLTTSENITKRLATEKACSWLSANITALIRREWKSRYDRVMKAVGSPAAPDSGDVVELVAQEQSTTPKRKQGSERVISCPPHCSHSALLPSDILIEMKELLSIAVGPRTDGELPTASQLKSLLHRVGEALACRKFSTVMSELMLLNTTVLLACKLVSAELPVLPVSVCSDGGEETAAPSAGSEPPVRSLLEQLAELWERDCCSSAPLHLLFSPLTVSAVLKANDTEWNNYLFLVRQLVDRGILSEEEVISHWRKLTNLALPAELIEKFQLQSQRIKLPSPLAELPSHMDMLQVSPQTVEGAT